A stretch of DNA from Thunnus thynnus chromosome 16, fThuThy2.1, whole genome shotgun sequence:
CTGAGCATGGCCCTGTGGACGATGAGGAGGCCCTGGGCTGCAGGCTCTGCTCAGGCCTGATCCATGAGCTCCAGATGGGTGATGTAACTGGTCCAATAGCGGCCTGCCATTTGGTCAACAGATTTGTCTCTGATGCCGGCCAGTTTGAGGCAGAGCAGACGGCCCATCATGTAATCGCTTAATTTGGAACCACAGAGTTGCACTGGGTTAGTGTTATGGATTGTGTAAGTGAGAAACTGAGCCTATAAGCTTTTGATAATTTGTTTGAAAGTGAAAGAGTTCTAAGAGTCCTGTGACTGACAGCTACTGGATTCATGTCAACTGTGCAAAGCTTCCAATAGCAAAAGGACCACGGACACACACCTCATTCTGTTTAATGCACAAACAAACTGGGAATACTCACAGGATTGCCAACAACAGAGAGCTCGGTCAGCGAGGGAAGAACTTCTAGTTTGTCGAGCTCTGTGATGTCCTACAAGaagtagagaaaaaaagatttttttcaagtatttttttcattacataCCTCCTCTTTTACCTTTACTTTCCCACTGGTTGTAGCTGGCTATGTGTTGATAATGGAGACATATGCATCAGGGCGGAACCTTTCATAATTTTGGTGTAGGGAGGATAGAAGCAGCTGATGGGAGAGATTACATGTGTGAGCTCTCATTAATCTCATGAGAGAGTTTGGGCACGCAACAGGGCATGGGGGTGTTTTCTCTTATTCCCAGATTTATGGTTGGACTTGGCTGTGATTCAAAGACACCCCCACTGTGAAGACCGGTGTGCTGGGATGATTGCTGTATTTTAAGTCTTAATTGAATGCATGAAAACATTAAGGaagtgaaggaaagaaggaactgacaacaaaaaagcaaatcaCTCACCCTGTGTGAGAAGGAGATGCAGACTGAGAAGCTGATTACACGTTGTCCTGATTGTTCCCCTCTTTCTTCATACACACCGCCCTGACCTTCAATCAAACTTGATTCTCCTTAATGCTACCCCTCGCATGCCACAGTGGGGTGGTAATGACTCATGATTACTATACTTCATGTCTTACTTTGCAAATGCAGGGGAAAGTAATACTGCTGCGCGctgaataaaatatattcttAAACATCTGACACATTTCTCATATGAACCAATCAGTAGAAGTTGGTCGTAAACCAAAGAACTACACAAAAGCTGACTGTGACCTTGGTCGTCATCTCAAGAAATTACTGTGCAGTGGCAATTTAATTGAAAGTCTGAATAtgcagttttaaataaaaatatgaatatgcatAGAAGAAATCCAGCATGTGAGGAGGCCTGACAGTGTACCTGCAGCTTGTTCATGCTGAGGAAGAGCTTGCGGAGTTCCGTCAGAGGATCTAGATGGTTGAGCTCCCGGATCCGATTCTCTGCTAGGTGCAGTTCTAGCAGGACACTCTGGGCTATGAAAGAGTTCTCAGCCAGGGCTTTGATCCGGTTCCTGTCTAACACAAGCTCTCGGAGCTGGTGAAGACCCTCCAAGCCTTCCACCAGGCTGATCTCATTACCTAGAGGGAGAGTAAAACTTATCAAAACAATAGAAATTAATCTCAAAcaataatctaatatttttatagacaaaatagagtaaaagagaagaaaaaagaagaagagtaaATTACACAAATTCCCCCAAAATTGAAGAATTTAATTAGTTTAAGGCAATACAAACATTTGCAGggtgtttgttgttttccacTGGTCTAAAAGGCACTGAAATTACAGAGACAATTTTGAAGGGTTTCTAAGCAAAAAGGAAGAGAGGACAACTGCTGTAAGGTCGCCTTTGTGGGACAAATCACCCTGACAAAGCAAAACTCAATCAAAAGCCATCAAAAGCTGTTGAAAAGAAAGTCAGTCATTCTTTTCTTCAACTCTCCCACCTGGCCTAAGGTCTATGGGAGGCTTTTGCTTGCAGTGCTTGCCTTTTCACAGGCTCTATACACAGTACTTTCAACAGGCTTTGTATGGGAGGGGTGGTACGTGAACCCTACATACCTTGAAGGAAGAGTGCTTTAAGATTGGTGAgcctgctgagctgcagatTGGCCATATTGGAGATGCCATTGTAACTCAAATGCAACACCTCCAAGCTGCCCATCAGCGGCTCGAGGCTGCCAGTGGGCCCAGCTTCCCTTAAACACAGTCACAGAATGACAGTTTACAACCTCTGTGGTTAAATGAACATCTCATTCTCCCCCCCGCTGCCTCATTTAACTGGTCAGACCTCACAGGTGCAGACCGCCTCAAAGCAATCACAGTCAGGGCGAACAAAAGTGTGACAGTCAGAGCGCTGCTTATGTACTAGTTTCTACAAAAGGACAGTGTGATTATTCCATTATTTACATGATATACCTGCAATATAGAAACttcaaaaatataaattgatgtttcaatatttagtttatttaaggGATAATATGGTATATATAAACCAATGTTTTCACCTAGATTTCATTTGGATTTATGGGCAACAGCTCTCACTAAAATGTGGTTTAACTGTCATGAGAAGGTTCATACATTAGCTGGTCAGTGCTGCCCCCTAATGGCCACAGTCTACAATCGTAAATTGAggtaactgtaaaatgtaaaaggaAACACGTACATCTCAGTTTTATGTAATAACCCTTTTTGACCCTTTATTGAAATACAAACTATAATATTACCTGTTGCCTTTAGATGGGCTTTGTTGGCCGTAACCACTGGAGTGGACTTTGCTGTATAgcatctgtctgtttgtcagaTGAGTCTTCTGCCTGGGCAGGATGGACTCAATGTGGTTGTAGTTTAAACACAGAGCCTGCAAATAAGACAACAGATATAATTTAGTTGTCCAAGGCTCAAGTGTTTGTCATTCTCATTTTTGAAATTTAGTGTAATTTGTACTTTGATGTTGGGCAGGTAGATGAGGCCCGAGAAAGAGGTGAGGTTGTTGTGGTCTAAGTTGACACTGCGCAGGCTACAGAACAGGTCAGCTGGGGATAGATCAACCATCCTGTGGGAATGAAAAGCGCTTTTTCTTAGCTTTGTCTTTTAACACCTCACTTTTTAGTATTGTAAATTTCAGATCCAGTTTATCACCTTATGGAGCAGGACTGCAGGGTGAGGTAAGTGATGTCTATATAGTTCGAGTGGCCCAGCTTCTCTGCTACCATGTCAGTGGTTAGGCGTCCTCCAAACATGTCCTTCGCACTTTCACACTCAGTCACTTCCTagagaaaacaacagcaaataaaacacactgaataTAATTATGTTATCACCACTACATTTTTTTACAGGTTTCATCAGTTGCGGTTGTTGTCACATACCACTGCAACCCCATCCAGTGCTTTTAAGGAGGGCAGGTGGAACACCACATATATCCGGTAGTTTTCTAGTTTCTCCACTAAAGGATTCCCATAAAGATCCAAAATGATGAGATTTGTCAATCCCTGAAAAGAAGGGATTACATGTAaaccaaaagaagaaagaactaCAGTATATGAGCTCAGGCAATACAACAAAAATAGAGGCAATACAAGTATTTTTCTAAAAAGTCATGAGATgtaacattttcttatttttacagGTTATTAGATGCTCACCTTCAGATAGTAGATGTCTCGTGATGTAGAAATCTGGTTGTTGCCGATGTAGAGCTCAAGAAGGGAGCGAACTCTCTGGATACCATGCAGGGAAGTGATACAGTTATTCTCCACAGACAGAAAGGACATGTTGGGTAGCTGGTCGAGGACTGAGGCGTCCAGACTAGAGAGTTGATTTCCATCCAGACTCAGTTTATTTAGACAGTGTAGGTTTGAGAGGCCTAGAAAAGACAGATAGAAGAGACACACAGTAATAAAGATGGCTACTGTGCTTTTAGGTCTGGGTTTCagacattaataaaaaaaaattgtaaatatcTTAATGCTGTGATTTTCCAACTTCATTGTCAAGTTGATATTGTGACTGACCACTGAGTGtgctgatgctgttgttgttgaggaGGAGCTCCTCCAGCTTCACGCAGCTGTCCAGCCCCTCCACTTTAGAGATGTCATTATTGTTAAAGGAAGCCCAACGCAGGTTGACCAGTTTATTCAGATTGATCAGCTTAGAAATCCTCTGGCTGTCAAGGTTCAGGGTGGTGATCTGGTCAAAATTCAGGGCCACAGGCACATCAGAAATGTATAGAATATTGAAGATGTTAATAATGTGATCCAttttaattcataattgtcATGTTATCAATATCATGCACCCCCTGGAGGCAGCAATCTtctgaaacattaaaaatgcatttgtgtAATCACTCCCTCACGAGGAAACCTACATGCCCTTAGCTCACCTTTGCGGTCCAGTCTGGCTCCAGGTCTCGGCTGAGGCTCCAGGGTGCTGGACTGAGTAGACACAGGAGGTGGGCTGTTGACAGCAGACTGAGACTGCGAGGACGTTCACTGTTGGTACGTGAGTGAGCCAGAAGAGATGTCTGCGAGCAGAGTGTCAACAGGTCTGATTGAATTACAGCACATTCTGAAATATCAATGTTCACATACTGTAACCTTCTCTGGAGCATGTAACTACTTCACTAACGGTTTATACTTTGCATAGAAAAGcccaaagaaaataaaaactacacaTTAAATATCTGTATGTAAACATTAACATCTGCAAAATCTTCACCTGGTTAATCTTGGACCCAGCAGCCATCTGAACAGCATCAGCAGCCTCTTCCTCTGCTACCAGCACATCATCCAGGTGTGTGAGAGTCCTGAGACGGCCCAGTACGGTCATTCTGACTGCCTCCGACTGAAAAGGAGCAAAAAAGCTTCAGTGTACATCCAACATGTGCCTTGCACACCATCCATAATTACAAGCCACTTACAGCATAAtgcagcacatactgtatgtatatgctGAATATGcaattagtattattatttttgagcTTCAACCTGTTTGTATTTAGATTTAATTCCATTTTTGATCACAGAACGCACCCTGTTCCAGGGGTTGTATCGGGTGTCTAGTTTCAGCAGGgcaggtgtgtgttttctcagcaCAGCCGTATCCTCTCTGGCGTTGGTCAACTTGTTCCAGCGCACGTCAAGCTGTTTGAGCTGCCCCAACCCTCTCAGCCCCTCTAGGGTCACTAGGCGGTTATAGCTAGCATCCAAAAACTCAAGGTTGGGCTGCAATTTAGGTAAGAGAAAGAATGAATGTTTCCACTTAATACTATGGTCCAAAACCATAAACAGtatttgcaaataaaaatgCTGCTTCTTTGTGACTTTAAACACACTCCTTAGTTTAATTTTCACTCTTACCATGTGAGAAATGTCATCCAGGCGTGTGAACTCATTGAAGCTGATGGTAAGATGCCGCAGAGCTGTGAGGCGGGAAATCTCCTTTATCTTGCTCAGACTGTTGCCGTGGAGGTTCAGCACCTGGAGATTCAACACATTGATGACAACTCATTATGAGTGTATGAATTGGCTTCAATATCAAACTGTCATTTGAAAAGCCAGAATACTTACAGTGATCTGACTGAGGACATTGGCTCTGGCCACATTAAGGAGAATTTTCTCATCCAAGCTCAACAACCTGGGCTGTGGTTTCAGCATAGGGTCCATGTTGAGGACTTCCTTGTCCAGGATGATATCATTGGAAGGAGTaccatgtctgtctgtgttacGGCCCAACAATGCAGGATGTTCTCGGTCCTAATAACAGCATGACAAAAGGCTTAAACGATGAGTATTCCTAGATAGGTTCATAATTATCAACTTGTGGTGAGTGTTGTGGTGAAATCAATTATAAAATGAATGTGCAACCAGTGAAGAGATATAAAAATCAGAATTATGTGTTATCATCTGTTAGGTAGGAACACTTAGGATTTAAAAATTGGCttcaatttttcaaaaaatgcaGTAGAATAATAATACATCCAGTGCTTCCACTATACGGTTGTGCATAAAGTTATCTGTAAATTGTATATTATATAGAGATGCTATCTCTACAGGATGTAACTATGAGGAAGTACACACAGAAAGAATATAATTAGTCCAGTTATAGATGACCCATGTAACATGTCATGTTATCAAACAGTAAAGAAACCAATTGTTTACCCCAGTGATGTATTCAAAATATATGATGTACTCAGGCAAGACAAGCTCATGGTCAAACACAAACCACTGTCTTCGTCGGGGACTGCACTCAGAaccagtgtgtgttttggaggaGCGGGGTCTctctgaatgaaaaaaacaataaacacagaTTACGACACAGTAGTGAGTGAAAAATCTTTGTTTTCGTGCCTTCTGATATACCTTCACTCATTGCAGTTCTATGCTTAGTGTCCACATTGCGATACACAGAGAAAGCTCTGGGATAGCTGCTTCTATCCACCGGTTCTCCCTCTCGGATTGGCacgctgtgacccacaaacacTTTGCAGACAATAATCTGCCCTATGGACAAAAAATGTAGCATTTTagcttttaagaaaaaaagtcccaGCTAAGAGGAATTCAACGATATGATACTAGGAGCAAAATTAACCCACCATGTCTGAAGGGGATTGCGTCTGTACTGTTCTTGGACAACCCTTGGTGGGTCTGGCTGAGTGTATACTCAATCCTGGGCTGTTCGGTCACAATCAGGCTATTGGATAAAGGTATAGCACCTTCTCTTCCCAAGGCCTAATTCAAAGTCAATATGGTAAAAATCAGCAAGATTTGGATTTCATGGAAAATAAGATAGATATTGTTTAAGTACTCGTGTAATTATTTCTGCACATAACAGAGGGGGATTGAAGGTGATGTGTAAAAATTCACAATTACAGTAATATACACACCTTTAATTGTTCTGGCGTTTTGAAGCCTTCCTCTAGAATGGACAAAATATTGTCCTTCTCACTGCTTTTTTCAGGGTCAGCAATGTGGAACAAGTGCTCCAGCCGCCGTCTGTAATTCCTGCTTGAAAAGTTTATATTAGATTCAAACTAATAATATATGGTCCTGTAACTGCTACAATGATGACGAAAGTCATGTAAAGTTATTGGTAAAACCTCAAATATCATTGCTTTTCATTATAGCCCAGTTTGACTTACTGTGAAAAGGTAACAGACTCTTCACTGGCTAGCAAGGTATGAAGTCTGTCCTCAAAGCGAAGCCTCAAAGCACTGTTGTGGATGCggataactctattgatcctaATGCCAGTGATGCTGTGAATCTTGTAGTCCAAATGAGAGAAGCGGGAAAGCAAGAGGTCGCAACAGGAAGTAAACCTGTTGAACACATAACACAGAACATTGGGGCTGTCAGTGAAGTCTGCTTTAGATTTCCCCTTTACAACCATTAGTTACATGAGGATTGTAGTTACTGTACAATTAATAAAACCACATAAGTACCATGGGTCTGTGGAGCAGCCTTCTTCCAAACGAATATTTCCAACACTTTCTAGCTCCATCAACAGAAACTGGACAGTATACTCCATCCTGTTTGTGGCTCGGGCCAAATCCCGCTCATACCAGACTTCAATTCTGCatgtagaaaaagaaatattatttttatgcttgtaagaaaaatgtaatgtattgtAGGAGGATAAATTCTATAAAGAATTTTTAAATTCTCTCTGTATCTGATCTAAATATGCAAACTAACTCATCCAGTCTCCTGGTCCATAGCATCAGCCTCTCCTTCAGTAATTCTATCTTTCGGAGTATTTTGTGCTCCATGGTGGGATCACAACTGATGTCAGTTGTTGGGTCACTTCTGTCGGTTAAACCTTCCACCAGGTGGGGAGGTCCATCTTCAAATGTGCAGGCAGACTTCTTGCAACCAGCCGGCCTCTTGTACAGCTCACGTTCAAGCTAAGAAtgcattcaaataaaaacaactctCTTAACACAAGAACAGCAATCTGCAGCTGAAGATCAGAGCTAAATAACTTACTTACCCTATTCTCTTATTACAGCAGCtaaaataatttctaaaatgtttctaGAATTGTACGTACATTTTTGAGGGTGTGATTGAGTGTCCTGATGCATTCTTCAGGTAACTGCAAcagagttttcttcttctctgtaaGACTGAACCGGGTCTCTGCCAGATTCCTCTGAGCAGTGCGTACACGCATGTTGTAATACATCATCTTCTTCATTACAGTggactaaaagaaaaaagagaagactTTATGAGGGCTAAAAGATTCAACAAGATGCATAGATACAACAGATAAAAAACCCACAGagcttcattttaaaatgtgtatttgtgatGCATAAGACAGAGTAAATGAACCCAAAAGAGACTGAGAGGAGCTCAGTTTAACGCAGGGTATCAACTAGTCTTCTCAATACCTCGGCTGCGTCCTTGACTTGCTTGCTCGAGACTTCGTAGGTGTCAAGACGCTGGAGGCCCGGCATGTGGTAAAGAACGTGTGTGGCATAGTTGCACAGCAGACAAACTGGGTTTGGGGTTGACGTGGGGTCCTTCAGTGCCAGTTCTCTCAGATGGGGCAAACGGGCAAGCTGGGTCAGCTCCtgttacaacaacaacagaacacaCAGGCTTGTTAGTCAGTAGGGTTTCTGTCAGTCCTGAGTCTGAGGTCGTGCCCTTAAAAAAACCCACTGCTCCCCAAAAAGAAATTAAgctttttgattatttttgtttcattttaaaccagaaaaccagaaaatgtaaaattggtTGTTAGAAGCCAGATGATTTGGCACTACTGGAGAGAtatgacatttattttacaatgtgcCAAATGCATCCTTCAGTTAGATTATCAGTAATCAAAGAGATGGGTAGTACAATAGACAACATTTACATCAATCAGATGTACTGTGGCAACttctaaatgtaaaatgtaatagGTAAAGTATTACAAGGAACTGTCGATAGCTCCTTTCCTGTTGACTGCACACTGAAAGAaactttaaatattaaacagaTGCCATAATAAGTCAGACACTTCTTTTGGAACTTCCgtatttttttctcccatttccATGGTGCAGCAGCTAAAAAGAAATGTCACATTGTAATGACAAAGGGACTTTGACGAATTGAAAAACACTCATGTTTGATTTCACATTTGTTGCAATACCCCGGGCACTCAGTGCAATGAAAGATATTCCCACAATCCACCTTTTGTCCCATTCCAGCCTTTGCTTTAAAGAATGCAATTATTGTCCGAGGTCGAGGTGTTAACTTCAATCACAGCTAGAGACACAAAACTTTTTTGTTTCCTGTCAGAATGTCCTTGAACAAGACAATGACTTGACTTGGTGTAAATGCTCTGAGTGAAGAAGTGTGTCTGCTACAGTATATGTCTAAAATGTATAACTGAATAAGAAGAACTCAAtccacatataaaaaaaaattattcatttgtttaaataGATGCAGTTATGAATGCATATCATTGAATCTAGaatagcaaataattaaattattcttCTCAATACCTCAATGAAGGTCTTGTGCACCCAGTCAACTGTAGAAATTGAAAACCTGAACTGGCCAAGACCCTGACATTTCACAATAATTTTAAATGCCCTTTTTTCAGATCAAGGATTTtgttaagattttaaaaaataagtatGAAAACTTCTTTACAGAAGGAATTTGAAagcatatttctgtttttaatctcaCCTTAAAGGAGCTGATCTTGTTCCCGGACAGATTAATAGTCTGAAGGCTGACATTAGGATCAAGGCGATGCCCTTAATAGAAGTAAAGaattatttaatctttttcaaACAGCTCACTGAATCTCAATCAATCTTGGCAGAGAAAATACAGAGGATTGTAAAAACCTACCAATCTTTTCAATATTATTGTCAGCAAGGTTTAGTTCTTTGAGGTTTTGAAGTGTGTTCAAGcccttcagaaaaaaaaacacaaaacagagaacTGATCAAAAGTGGGACCATGCTACTCTGACAAAACATATAAATTGTGTAAAAATTCAGTTTTGGTtagctaaataaaaaaaatcagaaactaAATTCCCAGGGTAACatagagatagatagatagatagatagatagatagatagatagatagatagatgttcTCCAAACCTGTATCTGTGATATGCAGTTATTGTTGAGCCACAGGACTTCTACGTTGATCTGCAATtctaaattatttatttcacagatttGATTATCGTATAGATAGAGTTTCTCTAGTTGAAGGCAATTCTGCAATCCGGATATTCCCTGCAATAGGAAGAAGATGGTGAAAATTACATGTGTGCAGGACCTACAACATACACTCAAAacattcttttcatttgattgcACAGAGGGGGAAATCATGGTTACAGAACCCCTGCAATGAAACAATAAATTGgatttattttcaatataaaCCTTGGGCTGTAGTAATTAAAAGAAGTAAGTAGTATTGTTATAAGTAGGGTAACATTACTAGACATTTTACCAGCATGAAAAACTTACAGTCAGATGACACTGGACTACCCAGAGCTCTCGGAGCAGGGGACAGCACTCAAGACCCTCAATCTGTTTTATGTTCTGTCCTACTATGGTAAGCTGGCAGAGCCTTGGGAAGAAGGAGAGCCCAACCATGCGGGGAAATCCAGAGAAGAAGATCTCCAGGGAGCTGATATTACTCCCTTCTTGAGCTATTTTTTCATAGGAGACTCCATTGACCATGCACTGTTgagaaaaataattgtttttagcAAGGCCTCATCAATTGTGAGGAATAAACAGAATGCAGTAAAAACATAATgacaatggaaaaacattttaacgtTTCAGCTCTTGTATTCAGTTGTTGGAAGTAGTTAGTGGTAGTTAACATTGGATATTAACCTAACTTAGATACCATTTATAATGTTATACTCACCAATTCTTTAACTACCTCCTCGTCACCgcgttgtttgtgtttctcactCTGTATCATAACTTTCTGTACTGAAATTGAGTGCAGCTGAGCTAAAACTAATTAATTAGCTGCTAAAAAGCACATacttgtattgtattttattgataaGTCTATTGGGAAACTAAAAGAAAAGTCGTGATAGTTAGCTCGCAGAGAGGCACCGTACGTTACCTGTAACTGAAGTCAGTaagcaaaacacaaattaatgtCGCCACACATGAAAGCTAACTGTGGCTAACTGTTTAGCTCACGTCTCAAATGCCTATATTCAcctaaattaattacaaattcaACCTTGCGTGGCGGAAAGAAAGCACTTATTTTCCGAGACGAATTACATAACACACAAACTCTCCGGCTCGTCTCAGTTCAGCGGTGTTTGGCATCATGTCGGTATCCAGGTAGGAAGTCTGGTTGCTAGGGAGCCATGTTGAAACTTATACCTGCCGCGTGAGGGCGCCACACTGCAagatattgttttatttatttatttatttatttatttatttatttgtttatttatttattttcttataacaaaaccataaaaacacttacatacagtaatgtattctttttatagacaaaaaaaacattacacgTGAAATTCACACTGTTTAATTTATCTTACAGAGCCGCTAATTCCGCTGTCTTTATAAATTTCACTGACTTCTGCATATAGAATCACTCCATACTAACCGTAATATTGCTGTCATTGACAAATACTTGACTTCATTTGGACgtctttcatatttttttatacatatataaatgtgtaaataaagtgCCAACCCTGAGCCTCTCGGACAACATGACGTCACCGCCGGAGCACTGAACTAAAAACAAATCCAcctcactcctctcctctcctctcctctcgctCACCCCCCGACCGACCGACCGAACCGCACCGTCTACAAACACCCAGCTGACAGACGCCAGCCAGCCAGGAGCCgcattgttgtgtgtgtttatgcgtgtgtgtgtgtgtttgtctccgTCACCCATCCTAGCGCAAAGGGTCGCCACCGCTCATCTAGTTTACCGCAACAGCCCCTGTAAacggcagagagagagagaggggaaggagcCCAGTAGCTAGTAGGCTAACATCTTCTGTCCcgacaacaggaaaaaaaaaagcatgtctGCTCAGCCCGGTGAGGAGCTAGGCTCAGAGGGGAAGTGGTTTGGGGACGACTATGAGAGGAACGGTCTGCTGGGAAACACACCGACCCGGTTCGACGAGCTACGGGAAGATTTTAAGCCGAGAGGCGGCGAGGAGGCGAGCGACCTGGATCAACAATTTCATCCTTTCCAGGACGACGGGAAAAGGCCTCCCGTTGCTATGGAAACTGCATCTACAGGTAAAGCGGGCACTTATCGCGGTTAAGTCTCAATATTTATAGATGTTGTCGTATTTCAGCCACATTAGGTTTCACTTGACCGCCTATCAAACAATCCCACATCGTAATTCAGGTTCAAATACAGCTAGACAGAAGCAGCCATTTGTGACAGATTTAGACGGTCTGTCTGCCAACTTCAGTTAAAAACTTCTGCgtttgaaaaaacacagaaacaaagagaagcGACTAACTTCCAAAGAATTAAAGTAAATCAGCTGTCACAACAGTTATACGTCTTAGTCAGACTTGGTTGCAACACCAGCCTTTGATAATAACGAGACATCAAATATGGCCCACTGTTTTTCCCCCCACTGGTCTACATAACTAATTTTATTGATGAGATCTGAGTCTGTCGAAAGGGTTCAGATGGGATGCAGCGTGCATTAACAAATAGCCTGTTGAACTCTGGTGTAACTGATGTACCAGCTCTCACATGAAGGCctatagatataaataaatacctGCATTCTTGATATAGTGAGAGTAGAGAGAGAATAAGTAGATTAAAGGCATAAATCCCCCAGATTTCATAGCCAGTGAATGGATAGAAAATAACTTAATCCTACAGTTTATCAATAGaccaaaatatgttgttattatcCTACATTCCTGTTTTGGTGCCAATGATATTGTTACATTATTTGTTGAAGAAATGATGAATAatgtgatattaaaatgtatgatGTTTATTAAGACCAGATCTTGTAGAGGCAGCATGAGGGTCTGTGTCTCTGCTGGGAGGATATTGTAGTTTTAGGGTGAAGATAACAGCAAGGTCACAGCAGTAGCAAAAGAGCATACGGTTGCATACCATAATTGAAACTTTCTCTCACTATAATTGGACAATGgaagctgtgtttttgttggaaCATCATGCAGACCTCAGTTCTAAGTCCGTCACTCTCCTCAGCGCAGCCCGGCTCATACGCTGCTATTTTTAATCCTGAAGAAACAGGGCTCACTATTCGCCTGGCGAGCAAAACTAGAGCCCTGCACTTTCATTCACGAATTCACTGAAAGATTCAtgagatgatgatgttttaaaaaaaaaaaaaaaaagaaaaagaaaaagctgcctagtttcctctctctgctcatGCCTTTTTAATTTCATTAGCTGCTGCTGGGCCCAAACaagaaacattattattattttttatatatccATGAAGCACAATAGCATTATTAAATGCATAAATCAGACTTTAATCCTTTTGAGGCATAGAATTTGGCAAAAAATTAGAAATTTAACATCCAAAGCCAGTTTACTAGTAAAGCTAAAAATGATCCTCTTGAAGCAGACTGAGcgtaaaatgtgtgtgaaatga
This window harbors:
- the lrrc9 gene encoding leucine-rich repeat-containing protein 9 isoform X2, with the protein product MIQSEKHKQRGDEEVVKELCMVNGVSYEKIAQEGSNISSLEIFFSGFPRMVGLSFFPRLCQLTIVGQNIKQIEGLECCPLLRELWVVQCHLTGISGLQNCLQLEKLYLYDNQICEINNLELQINVEVLWLNNNCISQIQGLNTLQNLKELNLADNNIEKIGHRLDPNVSLQTINLSGNKISSFKELTQLARLPHLRELALKDPTSTPNPVCLLCNYATHVLYHMPGLQRLDTYEVSSKQVKDAAESTVMKKMMYYNMRVRTAQRNLAETRFSLTEKKKTLLQLPEECIRTLNHTLKNLERELYKRPAGCKKSACTFEDGPPHLVEGLTDRSDPTTDISCDPTMEHKILRKIELLKERLMLWTRRLDEIEVWYERDLARATNRMEYTVQFLLMELESVGNIRLEEGCSTDPWFTSCCDLLLSRFSHLDYKIHSITGIRINRVIRIHNSALRLRFEDRLHTLLASEESVTFSQNYRRRLEHLFHIADPEKSSEKDNILSILEEGFKTPEQLKALGREGAIPLSNSLIVTEQPRIEYTLSQTHQGLSKNSTDAIPFRHGQIIVCKVFVGHSVPIREGEPVDRSSYPRAFSVYRNVDTKHRTAMSEERPRSSKTHTGSECSPRRRQWFVFDHELVLPEYIIYFEYITGDREHPALLGRNTDRHGTPSNDIILDKEVLNMDPMLKPQPRLLSLDEKILLNVARANVLSQITVLNLHGNSLSKIKEISRLTALRHLTISFNEFTRLDDISHMPNLEFLDASYNRLVTLEGLRGLGQLKQLDVRWNKLTNAREDTAVLRKHTPALLKLDTRYNPWNRSEAVRMTVLGRLRTLTHLDDVLVAEEEAADAVQMAAGSKINQTSLLAHSRTNSERPRSLSLLSTAHLLCLLSPAPWSLSRDLEPDWTAKITTLNLDSQRISKLINLNKLVNLRWASFNNNDISKVEGLDSCVKLEELLLNNNSISTLSGLSNLHCLNKLSLDGNQLSSLDASVLDQLPNMSFLSVENNCITSLHGIQRVRSLLELYIGNNQISTSRDIYYLKGLTNLIILDLYGNPLVEKLENYRIYVVFHLPSLKALDGVAVEVTECESAKDMFGGRLTTDMVAEKLGHSNYIDITYLTLQSCSIRMVDLSPADLFCSLRSVNLDHNNLTSFSGLIYLPNIKALCLNYNHIESILPRQKTHLTNRQMLYSKVHSSGYGQQSPSKGNREAGPTGSLEPLMGSLEVLHLSYNGISNMANLQLSRLTNLKALFLQGNEISLVEGLEGLHQLRELVLDRNRIKALAENSFIAQSVLLELHLAENRIRELNHLDPLTELRKLFLSMNKLQDITELDKLEVLPSLTELSVVGNPVARNSLHRPAVVLRLSRLQVLDGVMVTLEERTRAELLSADASPWPQSPGASLPATEINLPGLLPLMPRNTPLRGMSMSGGLQNFMHGHDILPSNMDEAQPHYTYKYKKHKHSNAARSGQSDITFRHIRRTGSNLPTAGLLLDGNRVIITYPNQEQDSRFPNDGKHPPM